One genomic segment of Desulforamulus reducens MI-1 includes these proteins:
- a CDS encoding superoxide dismutase produces the protein MKHELPKLPYDYNALEPHYDEQTVRLHHDAHHKAYVDGLNNAETKLAEAREKGDFALIKHWERELAFHGSGHILHTLFWENMSPEGGGPANGQIAEEINKFFGSFDNFKKQFSAAAVAVEGSGWTLLCYNPIFKKLEILTAEKHQNLTQWGVIPLLVMDLWEHAYYLKYQNKRAAWVEAWWNLVNWEDVNKRVASCLS, from the coding sequence ATGAAACATGAATTGCCTAAGTTACCCTACGACTATAATGCACTGGAACCCCACTATGATGAACAAACTGTAAGACTACATCATGATGCTCACCATAAAGCATATGTTGATGGTTTAAATAATGCAGAGACTAAACTAGCGGAGGCAAGGGAGAAGGGTGACTTTGCTCTGATTAAACATTGGGAGCGTGAGCTGGCCTTCCATGGATCTGGTCATATTCTACATACCCTGTTCTGGGAGAATATGAGCCCAGAGGGTGGTGGACCTGCCAATGGTCAGATTGCAGAAGAAATAAACAAGTTCTTTGGTAGCTTTGATAACTTTAAAAAGCAGTTTTCCGCTGCTGCAGTTGCAGTAGAAGGTTCCGGTTGGACCCTGTTATGCTATAATCCAATCTTTAAAAAACTTGAAATTCTAACAGCAGAAAAGCATCAAAATTTAACACAATGGGGTGTAATTCCTCTGTTAGTAATGGATTTATGGGAGCATGCATATTATCTAAAGTACCAGAACAAACGAGCTGCCTGGGTAGAAGCTTGGTGGAACTTAGTAAACTGGGAAGACGTTAATAAAAGAGTTGCCTCTTGCCTGAGCTAA